Proteins encoded by one window of Halobacteriovorax sp. GB3:
- a CDS encoding tetratricopeptide repeat protein: MKVLHTLLFLIFVSCARSPLKVYTSASKESVFHKDGLWKISSEKVEILLESQEELHVRALLMCHEQKTDEALSLIFENFKSTSKDNEIYNIISVCHILNKDYEKALLAVEKGLALERKNKKLLLKLKHNKALIFHKIGHFNEARTLYTEVLEKAPNLYTTSFNLGLLYLQFNLTQEALAQLEPLMNIAPKDIDLLSSIALIHALEGRYNKALSLFELIDMDSRQREDIALYYAVSLVGAKRFEEAKVVLKNQNVPFIKEIRLMSRKLQDMVDTKLQTIASK; encoded by the coding sequence ATGAAAGTCCTTCATACACTTCTCTTTCTTATTTTTGTCTCATGTGCTCGATCACCCTTAAAAGTGTACACAAGTGCTAGTAAGGAATCTGTTTTTCATAAAGATGGTCTTTGGAAAATCTCATCAGAAAAAGTAGAAATCCTTCTTGAGTCGCAAGAGGAACTTCACGTCAGAGCACTACTGATGTGTCACGAGCAAAAAACAGATGAAGCATTGTCTCTCATTTTTGAAAACTTTAAGTCAACTTCAAAAGATAATGAAATTTACAATATCATCTCAGTTTGTCACATTTTGAACAAGGACTATGAAAAGGCACTTCTAGCCGTAGAAAAAGGTTTGGCCTTAGAAAGAAAAAATAAGAAGCTTCTCTTAAAGTTAAAGCACAACAAAGCGCTTATCTTCCATAAAATTGGACACTTCAATGAAGCGAGAACTCTTTATACAGAAGTGTTAGAAAAAGCACCTAATCTTTATACGACATCTTTCAATTTAGGTTTACTCTATCTTCAATTTAATCTCACTCAAGAGGCCCTTGCTCAACTAGAGCCTCTTATGAATATTGCACCAAAAGACATTGATCTTTTAAGTTCAATTGCTCTTATTCATGCCCTTGAAGGACGTTACAACAAGGCCCTCTCCCTTTTCGAGCTGATCGACATGGATAGTCGACAGAGGGAGGATATCGCACTTTACTACGCGGTATCCCTTGTAGGGGCCAAGAGATTTGAAGAGGCAAAAGTTGTATTAAAAAATCAAAATGTTCCCTTTATCAAAGAAATTAGACTCATGAGTCGCAAATTACAAGATATGGTGGACACTAAACTTCAAACAATAGCATCGAAATAA
- a CDS encoding ExbD/TolR family protein produces the protein MMRRTKKRYTRERKEMEVDITSLLDILVILLVFLLKSYNPSDLKLDVVKDLSLAKSHAKDLGNKTVIIQVDKKNNIFINNKETTNLVKKSAWRSELTSELKKISDKNKREIAQIKTNDFSSMRKELIKKKEETMERVNIVLHEDLPYETLDKVMQVAANSGFHKFSFIVQSKLN, from the coding sequence ATGATGAGAAGAACAAAGAAAAGATATACTAGAGAGAGAAAAGAGATGGAAGTAGACATTACTTCCCTACTCGACATTCTCGTTATTCTCTTAGTTTTTCTTTTAAAAAGTTACAACCCATCTGATTTGAAACTTGATGTTGTGAAAGACCTTAGTTTAGCAAAATCACATGCAAAAGACTTAGGAAATAAGACGGTCATTATCCAGGTTGATAAAAAGAACAACATTTTTATCAACAATAAAGAGACAACAAATCTTGTAAAAAAATCAGCTTGGAGATCTGAGCTAACATCAGAACTAAAAAAGATATCAGATAAAAACAAAAGAGAAATTGCACAAATTAAAACGAATGATTTTAGTTCAATGAGAAAGGAATTAATCAAAAAGAAAGAAGAAACGATGGAGAGGGTAAATATTGTTTTACATGAAGACCTTCCCTACGAAACTCTAGATAAAGTTATGCAAGTTGCCGCTAATTCTGGATTCCACAAATTCAGCTTTATCGTGCAATCAAAACTGAACTAA